From Pusillibacter faecalis, one genomic window encodes:
- a CDS encoding P-loop NTPase, producing MGQCIAVVSGKGGTGKTSFTAGVGAALALSGLRVLCVDCDIGLRNLDIALGLSDAALMDFSDVAQQRCTLERAVVSHPQLAKLSLLTAPIRQRGQPVTGEQMASLLRAVRIQYDFCLLDAPAGLGDGFLLATAAADRCVVVTTADASSLRDAQHTVMELGRFGPGKLHLVVNRVRKKLLRSMHATIDDAMDKAGLPLLGVVPEDDALPLALNRGSPILLSAPASPASSAYRNIATRLRGGKAPLLRIK from the coding sequence ATGGGACAGTGTATCGCCGTGGTGTCCGGCAAGGGCGGCACCGGAAAAACCTCCTTTACCGCCGGCGTGGGCGCGGCACTGGCTCTGTCCGGCCTGCGGGTGCTGTGCGTGGACTGCGACATCGGCCTGCGGAACCTGGATATTGCCCTGGGCCTTTCCGACGCGGCTCTGATGGATTTTTCCGACGTGGCCCAACAGCGCTGCACCCTGGAAAGGGCGGTGGTGTCCCACCCCCAGCTGGCAAAGCTCTCCTTGCTGACGGCTCCGATCCGCCAGCGGGGGCAGCCTGTGACCGGGGAACAGATGGCATCCCTTCTGCGCGCCGTCCGGATACAATACGACTTCTGCCTGCTGGACGCCCCAGCGGGCCTGGGCGATGGCTTTTTGCTGGCAACCGCCGCCGCGGACCGCTGCGTGGTAGTTACCACAGCGGATGCCTCCTCCCTGCGGGATGCCCAGCACACGGTGATGGAGCTGGGCCGCTTTGGTCCAGGAAAGCTCCATCTGGTGGTCAACCGGGTCCGGAAAAAGCTGCTGCGCAGTATGCACGCCACTATTGACGACGCTATGGACAAGGCAGGTCTGCCGCTTCTTGGCGTTGTGCCGGAGGACGACGCTCTGCCGCTGGCCCTCAACCGGGGCTCGCCCATTCTCCTCTCGGCGCCGGCCAGTCCCGCGTCCTCCGCCTATCGAAATATCGCAACCCGTCTGCGGGGCGGCAAAGCCCCCCTGCTGCGAATCAAATAA
- the mscL gene encoding large conductance mechanosensitive channel protein MscL, which produces MSKTTGLIAEFKQFIARGNVMDMAVGVIVGGAFKAIADSLVNDIINPILGIFAGGNESLSALAIHLPGGGDLLIGSFLNAVLNFLIMAFVVFCLVKSINKFHRKKEKAAPPPAPPEPSAEERLLTEIRDLLKERG; this is translated from the coding sequence ATGTCGAAAACCACCGGCTTGATCGCCGAATTCAAGCAATTCATTGCCCGGGGAAATGTGATGGACATGGCAGTAGGCGTCATCGTGGGCGGCGCCTTCAAGGCCATCGCGGACTCCCTGGTGAATGATATCATCAACCCCATTCTGGGAATCTTTGCCGGCGGAAACGAGAGCCTCTCCGCTCTGGCCATTCATCTCCCCGGCGGTGGAGACCTGCTGATCGGCAGCTTCCTCAACGCGGTTTTGAATTTCCTCATCATGGCGTTTGTCGTCTTCTGTCTGGTCAAAAGCATCAACAAATTCCACCGGAAAAAGGAGAAGGCCGCGCCTCCTCCGGCGCCTCCGGAGCCCTCTGCTGAGGAACGGCTGCTGACGGAAATCCGGGACCTCTTGAAGGAGCGGGGCTGA
- the rsmG gene encoding 16S rRNA (guanine(527)-N(7))-methyltransferase RsmG, which translates to MEELLRQGLTALGLPPESAPDLARYGEMLREKNRVMNLTAIEDPAEIAALHFLDSAALLTLADFRNKRVADVGTGAGFPGLPLRILEPSLSLTLLDAQNKRVEFLKEVCAALGLSDVTCVHARAEEFAADHREGFDLVVSRAVANLRLLAELCLPLVKEGGRFLAMKSVDSDQELAESRHAIETLGGAVETASSYVIPGTEIRHRVIFIKKLRKTDKKYPRTFAKIKKHPL; encoded by the coding sequence ATGGAGGAGCTTTTGCGCCAGGGCCTGACGGCCCTGGGCCTGCCGCCGGAGAGCGCACCTGATCTTGCCCGGTACGGCGAAATGCTGCGGGAAAAAAATCGGGTGATGAACCTGACCGCCATCGAAGACCCGGCGGAGATTGCCGCGCTGCACTTTCTGGACAGCGCCGCTCTGCTGACCTTGGCGGATTTCCGGAACAAGCGCGTTGCGGATGTGGGCACCGGCGCAGGCTTTCCGGGGCTTCCCCTGCGGATTCTGGAGCCCTCCCTCAGCCTGACCCTGCTGGACGCTCAGAATAAACGGGTGGAGTTTTTAAAGGAGGTCTGCGCTGCTCTGGGTCTTTCAGATGTCACATGCGTCCACGCCAGGGCCGAGGAGTTCGCCGCGGACCACCGAGAGGGCTTTGATCTCGTGGTATCCCGGGCCGTCGCCAATCTGCGGCTGCTCGCGGAGCTGTGCCTGCCTCTGGTGAAGGAGGGCGGGCGCTTTCTGGCCATGAAATCTGTGGACAGCGATCAGGAGCTGGCAGAGTCCCGGCACGCCATTGAGACCTTGGGCGGGGCCGTGGAAACAGCCTCTTCGTATGTCATTCCAGGCACCGAGATTCGTCACCGGGTAATTTTTATAAAAAAACTGCGGAAAACCGACAAAAAATACCCAAGAACATTTGCAAAAATTAAGAAACATCCGTTATAA
- a CDS encoding glycoside hydrolase family 13 protein, which yields MREPFVFDPRHPLCKTPFGAAVCGSQIALRCRPLAAEGFTHCALILQQEFSGLRQELKASFSGIEGDRACFALDFSAPAEPELVWYAFRLWRDDGSGCMLDKTGYRSDGGWDPWQLTVYQKSFSPTWFGQGITYQIFPDRFCRLEVPSPEGLVGERWVHQDWAEAPAWRPEADGEVRNRDFFGGSLQGIVSKLPYLKELGVTTLYLCPIFESASNHRYNTADYTRIDPMLGDEEDFKLLCREAGRLDMRVLLDGVFNHTGSQSRYFNADGFYSTLGAAQSTESPYYDWYSFHPWPEDYDAWWGIKTLPAVREEAESYLDYIIDGPDSVVRRWLRAGASGWRLDVADELPDWFIRKIRAAAEETKPDAVLLGEVWEDASNKIAYSKRRKYLLGDELHGVMNYPFRTALLAYLQGGDADGFREAMETLRENYPPAAFSSLMNFLGTHDTPRILTVLGADRIPESKEERAIYRLSPAQRQRGLELVRLAALVLFTFPGSPTVYYGDEIGLEGWEDPFNRGTYSWESGDRELLAYFQRLGALHRSCPPLREGSIQWLYTSGPLLIFARELEKSRLITVLNASDQERELPLSEPKVRNLLTGAVLSPEDGRLRLPPRTGLLLTEDCPG from the coding sequence ATGCGCGAGCCTTTTGTGTTTGATCCCCGCCATCCGCTCTGTAAAACCCCGTTCGGCGCCGCAGTCTGCGGCTCCCAAATCGCCCTCCGCTGCCGTCCCCTGGCGGCGGAGGGTTTTACGCACTGTGCCTTGATTCTCCAGCAGGAGTTTTCCGGCCTCCGGCAGGAGCTGAAGGCTTCCTTTTCCGGCATTGAGGGAGACCGGGCCTGCTTTGCCCTGGACTTTTCCGCCCCAGCGGAGCCGGAGCTGGTGTGGTACGCCTTCCGCCTCTGGCGGGACGATGGCTCCGGCTGTATGCTGGACAAGACCGGCTACCGCAGCGACGGCGGGTGGGACCCCTGGCAGCTGACCGTTTACCAGAAGAGCTTTTCCCCAACGTGGTTTGGCCAGGGCATCACCTATCAGATCTTCCCGGATCGCTTTTGCCGGCTGGAGGTTCCCTCTCCGGAGGGACTTGTGGGTGAGCGCTGGGTCCATCAGGACTGGGCAGAGGCTCCCGCCTGGCGGCCGGAAGCGGACGGAGAGGTGCGGAACCGGGACTTTTTCGGCGGCTCCCTACAGGGAATTGTCTCCAAGCTCCCCTATTTGAAAGAACTGGGCGTGACCACGCTGTACCTCTGCCCGATCTTTGAATCCGCCTCCAACCACCGTTATAACACGGCGGACTATACCCGGATTGACCCCATGCTGGGGGATGAAGAAGATTTCAAACTTCTTTGCCGGGAGGCGGGTCGGCTGGATATGCGCGTGCTGCTGGACGGAGTGTTCAACCACACCGGCTCTCAGAGCCGCTACTTCAACGCCGATGGATTTTACTCCACGCTGGGCGCCGCCCAAAGCACGGAGAGTCCCTATTATGACTGGTACTCCTTCCACCCCTGGCCGGAGGACTATGACGCCTGGTGGGGAATCAAGACCCTGCCCGCTGTCCGGGAGGAGGCCGAAAGTTATCTGGACTATATCATCGACGGACCTGATTCCGTGGTCCGCAGATGGCTGCGCGCAGGCGCCTCTGGCTGGCGCCTGGACGTGGCTGACGAGCTACCGGACTGGTTTATCCGCAAAATCCGCGCCGCAGCAGAGGAAACGAAGCCCGACGCGGTGCTGCTGGGCGAGGTATGGGAGGACGCCAGCAATAAAATCGCCTATTCAAAGCGGCGGAAATACCTGCTGGGCGACGAGCTTCACGGAGTCATGAACTATCCCTTCCGCACCGCTCTGCTGGCCTATCTACAGGGCGGTGACGCCGACGGCTTTCGGGAAGCCATGGAAACCCTGCGGGAAAACTACCCGCCCGCAGCCTTTTCTTCCCTCATGAATTTTCTGGGTACCCACGACACACCCCGCATTTTGACGGTGCTGGGGGCGGATCGGATTCCGGAGAGCAAGGAGGAGCGGGCCATATACCGCCTCTCCCCCGCCCAGCGCCAGCGGGGGCTGGAGCTGGTAAGACTGGCGGCGCTGGTCCTCTTTACCTTCCCCGGCTCTCCCACCGTCTATTATGGCGATGAAATTGGCCTGGAGGGCTGGGAGGACCCCTTTAACCGGGGCACCTACTCCTGGGAGAGCGGCGACCGGGAGCTGCTGGCTTATTTTCAACGCCTGGGAGCCTTGCACCGCAGCTGTCCCCCCCTGCGGGAGGGCTCCATCCAATGGCTCTACACCTCCGGCCCCCTGCTGATCTTTGCCCGGGAGCTGGAGAAAAGTCGCCTGATCACCGTTTTAAACGCCTCTGATCAGGAGAGAGAGCTTCCTCTGTCCGAACCCAAAGTCCGGAATCTGCTCACCGGCGCCGTCCTTTCCCCGGAGGACGGCCGGCTCCGCCTGCCGCCCCGGACGGGTCTGCTGCTGACGGAGGATTGCCCCGGTTAA
- the hisS gene encoding histidine--tRNA ligase: MATMTPRTLSGFMELLPKPQQQMERMMEILRRTYALYGFTPLDTPVIEAAEVLLAKGGGETEKQIYRFQKGDADLALRFDLTVPLAKYVALHYNDLSFPFRRYQIGKVYRGERAQRGRFREFYQADIDIIGDGRLSITNEAEIPAIIYKTFSTLGLRRFQIRVNNRKILNGFYAMLGLTEKSGDVMRTVDKLDKIGPEKVKSILVEDVGVSPAAADEVLSFIAIGGGNQAVLAALEGYQSRSAVFDEGLEELRTVVKYLSAFGVPEENFAVDLTIARGLDYYTGTVYETTLLDHPEIGSVCSGGRYDNLAEYYTEKQLPGVGISIGLTRLFYVLGEQGLLNPDLPTAPADVLILPMTEDLSAAIALATQLRENGIRTQLHCEEKKFKQKISYADKLGIPYVIFLGEDEIAGGVVACKDMATGEQTKLEPAATIYRIKAGLAERETGTVILEK, from the coding sequence ATGGCTACGATGACCCCCCGGACTCTGTCCGGCTTTATGGAGCTGCTGCCAAAACCCCAGCAGCAAATGGAACGGATGATGGAAATTCTGCGGCGCACTTACGCCCTGTATGGCTTCACCCCGCTGGACACCCCGGTGATTGAGGCTGCGGAGGTGCTCCTGGCCAAGGGCGGCGGCGAGACGGAAAAGCAGATTTACCGCTTCCAAAAGGGCGACGCGGACCTAGCTCTGCGCTTTGACTTGACGGTGCCCCTGGCCAAATATGTGGCCCTGCACTACAACGACCTCTCCTTCCCCTTCCGCCGGTATCAGATCGGCAAGGTTTACCGGGGAGAACGGGCCCAGCGGGGCCGCTTCCGGGAATTCTACCAGGCCGACATTGACATCATCGGGGACGGCAGACTTTCCATCACCAACGAGGCGGAGATTCCCGCCATCATTTACAAGACCTTTTCCACCTTGGGTCTCAGGCGCTTTCAAATTCGGGTCAATAATCGCAAGATCCTCAACGGCTTTTACGCCATGCTGGGTCTTACGGAGAAATCCGGAGACGTGATGCGCACGGTGGACAAGCTGGACAAAATCGGCCCGGAGAAGGTAAAGTCCATCCTGGTGGAGGACGTGGGGGTGAGCCCCGCCGCCGCAGACGAGGTCCTCTCCTTCATCGCCATCGGCGGGGGAAACCAGGCCGTGCTGGCAGCGCTGGAGGGCTATCAGAGCCGCAGCGCCGTGTTCGACGAGGGCCTGGAGGAATTGCGGACTGTGGTAAAGTACCTCTCCGCCTTCGGCGTACCGGAGGAAAACTTTGCCGTGGACCTGACCATTGCCCGGGGCTTGGACTACTACACCGGCACCGTCTACGAGACCACCCTTCTAGACCATCCAGAGATCGGTTCCGTGTGTTCCGGCGGCCGGTATGATAACTTAGCGGAATATTATACAGAAAAACAACTCCCCGGCGTAGGGATTTCCATCGGCCTAACCCGGCTCTTCTATGTTTTGGGGGAGCAGGGGCTTTTGAACCCGGACCTCCCCACCGCCCCGGCGGACGTGCTGATCCTGCCCATGACGGAGGACCTCTCCGCCGCCATTGCCCTGGCCACACAGCTGCGGGAAAACGGCATCCGGACCCAGCTCCACTGCGAGGAGAAGAAGTTCAAGCAGAAGATCAGCTACGCCGACAAGCTGGGCATCCCCTATGTGATCTTTCTGGGAGAGGACGAGATCGCGGGCGGCGTGGTGGCCTGCAAGGACATGGCCACCGGCGAACAGACCAAGCTGGAACCCGCCGCCACGATATACCGCATCAAAGCAGGCTTGGCAGAACGGGAAACAGGCACTGTGATTTTAGAAAAATAA
- a CDS encoding ParB/RepB/Spo0J family partition protein: MASKKPSGLGRGLGALLGDDVMNADAQTVTTLPIAEVESNSAQPRKYFDDAALAELAESIRLHGIIQPLTVRKLSSGYYQIIAGERRWRAARLAGLKEVPVVVMEADDRKAAELAMIENLQREDLNPMEEALGYQALIQQYHMTQEEAAARVGKSRPAVANSLRLLELDPSVQQQVVEGRLSAGHARALVPLSPALQVRAAGTILQGGLSVRQTETLAKRLAAEKKAKRSPAANQVNYAAEAQQSLSSALGRKVRIVTGRNKGRIELEYYGMDDLNDLLEALALLKQSRKGPKSP, encoded by the coding sequence ATGGCATCCAAAAAGCCCTCCGGCCTGGGCCGCGGACTTGGGGCCCTGCTGGGCGACGACGTGATGAATGCCGACGCCCAGACCGTCACCACACTGCCCATTGCCGAGGTGGAGAGCAACTCCGCCCAGCCCCGCAAGTATTTTGACGACGCTGCCCTGGCAGAGCTGGCGGAGTCCATCCGGCTCCACGGCATCATCCAGCCCCTGACGGTCCGGAAGCTCTCCTCCGGCTACTACCAGATCATTGCCGGCGAGCGCCGGTGGCGGGCCGCACGGCTGGCCGGACTCAAGGAGGTTCCGGTGGTGGTCATGGAGGCCGACGACCGCAAGGCCGCGGAGCTTGCCATGATTGAAAACCTCCAGCGGGAGGATCTGAACCCGATGGAGGAGGCCCTAGGCTACCAGGCGCTGATTCAGCAGTATCACATGACTCAGGAGGAGGCCGCCGCCCGGGTGGGCAAATCCCGCCCCGCCGTAGCCAACTCCCTGCGGCTTTTGGAGCTGGACCCAAGCGTGCAGCAGCAGGTAGTGGAGGGCCGACTCTCCGCTGGCCATGCCCGGGCACTGGTCCCCCTCTCCCCCGCGCTGCAGGTGCGGGCCGCGGGCACCATTCTTCAGGGCGGACTCTCTGTCCGCCAGACAGAGACGCTGGCCAAGCGCCTGGCTGCTGAGAAAAAAGCAAAACGAAGCCCCGCCGCCAACCAGGTCAATTACGCCGCCGAAGCCCAACAATCTTTGTCCTCGGCGCTTGGACGCAAGGTCCGGATTGTCACCGGCCGGAACAAGGGCCGCATTGAACTCGAATACTATGGGATGGATGATCTCAATGACCTGTTGGAGGCCCTCGCCCTCCTCAAGCAATCCCGGAAAGGACCGAAAAGCCCATGA
- the serS gene encoding serine--tRNA ligase, producing MLDIRFVRENPEIVKENIKKKFQDAKLPLVDEVIALDAKRRAAIAEADQLRADRNRLSKQVGMLMGQAKKDPSKLEEAEAVKAQVKEQADRLAELERQEAELEERVHHLMLVIPNIIDPSVPIGPDDSANVEVERFGEAKVPDFPIPYHTEIMESFNGIDLDAAGRVSGNGFYYLLGDIARLHEAVLAYGRDFMIDKGFTYCIPPFMIHGNVVEGVMSQTDMDAMMYKIEGEDLYLIGTSEHSMIGRFIDQILPAESLPQTLTSYSPCFRKEKGAHGIEERGVYRIHQFEKQEMIVVCKPEESKDWYEKLWRYSVELFRSLDIPVRQLECCSGDLADLKVKSCDIEAWSPRQQKFFEVCSCSNLGDAQARRLRIRYKDESGKMQLCHTLNNTCVAPPRMLIAFLENNLQADGTVLIPEVLRPYMGGKEKLTPKK from the coding sequence GTGTTAGATATCCGTTTTGTCCGGGAGAATCCCGAGATCGTCAAGGAAAATATCAAGAAGAAGTTCCAGGATGCCAAGCTGCCCCTGGTGGACGAGGTCATCGCGCTGGATGCCAAACGCCGCGCGGCGATTGCAGAGGCGGACCAGCTGCGCGCGGACCGCAACCGCCTGAGCAAGCAGGTAGGCATGCTGATGGGCCAGGCCAAAAAAGACCCCTCTAAGCTGGAGGAAGCCGAGGCTGTCAAGGCCCAAGTCAAGGAGCAAGCCGACCGCCTGGCGGAGCTGGAGCGGCAGGAGGCGGAGCTGGAGGAACGGGTCCACCATCTCATGCTGGTGATCCCCAACATCATTGATCCCTCCGTGCCCATCGGCCCGGACGACTCCGCCAACGTGGAGGTGGAGCGCTTCGGGGAGGCCAAGGTTCCCGACTTCCCCATCCCCTATCACACGGAGATTATGGAGTCCTTCAACGGCATTGATCTGGACGCCGCAGGCCGGGTCTCCGGCAATGGGTTCTACTATCTGCTGGGGGACATCGCCCGCCTCCACGAGGCGGTGCTGGCCTATGGCCGGGACTTCATGATTGACAAGGGGTTCACCTATTGTATTCCCCCCTTCATGATTCACGGCAACGTGGTGGAGGGCGTCATGAGCCAAACGGACATGGACGCCATGATGTACAAGATCGAGGGCGAGGACCTCTATCTGATCGGCACCAGCGAGCACTCCATGATCGGCCGTTTTATTGACCAGATTCTGCCAGCGGAGAGCCTGCCCCAGACCCTGACCTCCTACTCCCCCTGCTTCCGCAAGGAAAAGGGCGCCCACGGCATTGAGGAGCGGGGCGTGTACCGCATCCATCAGTTTGAAAAGCAGGAGATGATCGTGGTCTGCAAGCCCGAGGAGTCCAAAGACTGGTACGAAAAGCTCTGGCGCTACTCTGTGGAGCTGTTCCGCTCCCTGGACATCCCCGTGCGGCAGTTGGAGTGCTGCTCCGGCGACCTGGCGGACCTGAAGGTGAAGAGCTGTGATATCGAGGCCTGGAGTCCCCGGCAGCAGAAGTTCTTCGAGGTCTGCTCCTGCTCCAACCTGGGCGACGCCCAGGCCCGCCGCCTGCGCATCCGCTATAAAGACGAAAGCGGCAAGATGCAGCTGTGCCACACCCTCAACAACACCTGTGTGGCCCCGCCCCGGATGCTGATCGCCTTCCTGGAGAACAATCTCCAGGCCGACGGAACGGTGTTGATTCCGGAGGTCCTGCGGCCCTACATGGGCGGTAAGGAGAAGCTGACGCCTAAAAAGTAA
- a CDS encoding ParA family protein codes for MGKIVAIVNQKGGVGKTTTCVNLTAALTEAGKRVLLCDFDPQANATSGMGVDKTVSKGIYEVVIGDVPADHAIVQTRWGDVLPSNKALAGAGVELIALEQRESLLRKALAPVRDVYDFIFIDCPPSLELLTLNALCAADSVLVPVQGEYYALEGLSDLMNTIRLVRRSLNTKLALEGVLLTMFDGRTNLALQVAEEVKHYFPGNVYATVVPRNVRLSEAPSHGKPIAAYDRTSRGAEAYTALAAEFLKRQTP; via the coding sequence GTGGGAAAAATCGTCGCCATTGTCAACCAAAAGGGCGGTGTGGGAAAGACAACCACCTGCGTCAACCTCACTGCCGCGCTGACAGAGGCTGGCAAACGGGTTCTGCTGTGCGACTTTGATCCTCAGGCCAACGCCACCTCCGGCATGGGCGTGGACAAAACCGTTTCCAAGGGAATCTATGAGGTGGTCATCGGAGATGTTCCCGCCGATCACGCCATTGTCCAAACCCGCTGGGGAGATGTGCTGCCCAGCAACAAGGCCCTGGCTGGCGCCGGCGTGGAGCTCATTGCCCTGGAACAGCGGGAGTCCTTGTTGCGCAAGGCGTTGGCCCCTGTCCGGGATGTGTACGACTTCATTTTTATTGACTGCCCTCCCTCCCTGGAGCTGTTGACGCTGAATGCCCTGTGCGCCGCCGACTCTGTGCTGGTGCCGGTCCAGGGAGAATATTACGCCCTGGAGGGACTCAGCGACCTGATGAATACCATCCGGCTGGTACGCCGCTCCCTGAACACGAAGCTGGCGCTGGAGGGCGTCCTGTTGACCATGTTTGACGGGCGGACCAATCTGGCCCTACAGGTGGCGGAAGAGGTCAAGCATTACTTCCCTGGGAACGTCTATGCCACGGTGGTTCCCCGAAATGTCCGGCTCTCGGAAGCTCCCAGCCACGGCAAGCCGATTGCCGCCTATGACCGTACCTCACGGGGGGCCGAGGCCTATACCGCCCTGGCGGCGGAATTTTTAAAGCGGCAAACCCCTTGA
- a CDS encoding methylglyoxal synthase — translation MNIALMSHDNKKELMVQFCTAYAGILSKHHIYATNTTGHMVADATGLKVHCFLTYAHGGSQQIGARIAYNEFDLVIFFNDPSREDMAGDISYISRLCDQNNIPFASNIATAEMLVLGLARGDLDWRCIVNPSTRPIA, via the coding sequence ATGAATATTGCTCTCATGTCTCACGACAACAAGAAGGAACTCATGGTCCAATTCTGTACGGCCTATGCGGGCATCCTCTCCAAGCATCATATCTACGCCACCAACACCACCGGCCACATGGTTGCCGACGCCACCGGCCTCAAGGTCCACTGCTTTTTGACTTATGCCCACGGCGGCAGCCAGCAGATCGGCGCCCGGATTGCCTACAATGAGTTTGACCTGGTGATCTTCTTCAATGATCCCAGCCGGGAGGACATGGCCGGAGACATCTCCTATATCTCCCGGCTGTGTGACCAGAATAACATCCCCTTTGCCAGCAACATCGCAACCGCCGAGATGCTGGTGCTGGGTCTGGCCCGGGGCGATCTGGACTGGCGGTGCATTGTCAATCCCTCCACCCGGCCCATTGCCTGA